Within Apium graveolens cultivar Ventura unplaced genomic scaffold, ASM990537v1 ctg420, whole genome shotgun sequence, the genomic segment GAGGTGTCTAGTTAACCATTATATAAGCCATAGGGATCGAGTCCGCTTAGTTTTATTAGGATATATTACCTTTTTTTTGTAGACTATTCTGGTGGAAACTCATATATTTTTAAGGAGCGAGCGACCCTTATTAATGGTAAATTTCTTCATGATCATATTTTCATTTGTATGATTATTTGCGATGAGGATTAATGATCGATTGAGCCTAATATGGAAGATGCAAAGTGATACTTAGTGCTTTGTCAAGTGGGTAGTGCTTTGTCAAGTGGGTGCagaaaaaataattttgttttaCTTTCTATCAAGAAGAAATTTCACAAAAAATAAGTATGACTGTAAATTTGTTAGATTAAAACCATGTCTTTAAAGGGCCACGCCAGGTCTGTTTCTAATGTTTGTTTTCATATATTCTGATTGGTTAGGCTTATACTCGCTATCTGGAAGCGGAACTGCACGTGTTACTAGAAGAGAATGCACTCCTGCAACATGCTTTGGTAAGCAGGACACTGGCTACAACTTTGTTTCTGTAAAACCAATCTGCATGTTTATTATTAGTTTCTTTTTGACTAGTGCATACATATACAAGAAGCAACAAAGAGGATAAAGCAGCAGGCATGTTGACCACATACTAATCATTTCATATAACAATGCAATACACACAGACACTGTAATTTTGCAGACAATGGAATTTTCACGAATCAAGTTCATAAATAAtttctttcatatttttatttcttATAATCCCCAACAGAAAGTGAGGCAACTTGAAATTCCTAAATAAAATTACATTTGCAGATTAGTACATAGTGATGATTTGCATATGAAAAACATTATTGCTTTTGAAGATTCAGTTATTAGAACAACGGGTAATGTGAATTTTACATTGGATATGCTATGGAAACCTATGTAACCTGATGCAAATTGCTCAAAAGTTCTATGATAATAGTAGCTCTAATTATCGTTGTTAGTTGTGTATAGAGATTTTCCTATAATCCCCATACCTTATACACATGCGTACACTCAAATATAGACACTTTTCGTGAATTATGCCAACCAGTGAACCTTTGACAATTAAAATTAGATATTATTAATCGGTTTTTTTATGTTATCATCATGCTAACTTCTGGATGGAAATTATGCTTCAGGTTGCATTTTGAGATGCCAAGCATTATGGAGGAATGTATTTTGATTGTGTCGAAAGCAGCTGTGGGCACTTACATGTTCTGCTTGGGTAAGTTCAAAGCACTAATTCCCGAGTCCATCGTGTAACTTCTTCATAGCTACATACAATtccacatacacacacacattaTCTGGACATTAGGCCAAGTAAAAAAACAGATCAGTGCCTAATAAGGAAAGTGGTTTAGTTACCTGATGATAGCAGTTGCAAGTCTGCAAGCCttcattaaaaaaataattaaggTTATTTAGGACGGATTTATTACACATTATAATCTAATCTGTGACTCTTCCTGATTAGATATAATATCTGAATTTGTTGTAGACATCCTTACATATAGCCAGATTCTCTTCATATATATGCTTTGCTTACTGCTATGCATATTTCAGGTTTATTCATGGCAATTAATAAAAAGATAGATGAAAATTGGTCGATTGGAGTCCCTATTACCGGCATCCTTTGGAGGTTTATCATGGGACCAATTTGTTGGGGCCTTGCCTGTCTTTATTTAGGATTAGATGGTGAAGTGTTAAAGGCAACAATAATCCAGGTACTGACTATTTCGTAATGATACGTAGAAACTATAAACTCAGTGTTAACGAATTGATTTTGTTCAATGGCGATCTAACTACATATTGTGAATGTTATTTCAGGCGACACTTCCTCCAGCATATTTATCTTTCTATTATGCTCAAGAATATAGAATAGATATCGATTGCATTAGCCATGGGTAATTACTGTTTTTGCCACTGAAATGATACGTATAAACTATAAACTCAGTGTTAACAAATTGATTTTGTTCAATGGCGATCTAACATATATTGTAAATGTTATTTCAGGTGACACTTCCTCCAGCATACTTATCTTTCTAGAATATAGACTAGATATCGATTGCATTAGCCATGGGTAATTACTGTTTTTGCCACTGAAACTCTTTCCTGTATTTAGAGATCTACAAACTTATACTACTTAAAACCCAAgtaatacat encodes:
- the LOC141701597 gene encoding auxin efflux carrier component 5-like, with the translated sequence MHSCNMLWLHFEMPSIMEECILIVSKAAVGTYMFCLGLFMAINKKIDENWSIGVPITGILWRFIMGPICWGLACLYLGLDGEVLKATIIQATLPPAYLSFYYAQEYRIDIDCISHG